The following are encoded in a window of Fluviibacter phosphoraccumulans genomic DNA:
- a CDS encoding MBL fold metallo-hydrolase: MNRLLKSSTWALCISLLIGAGLASAASQQDAAGRFQNRYADLSQSKGFLSWQWTRLSEGLPKPPQVATPVVAPDLKRIHAPQGDAQFTWIGHASVLYQIDGRHLLFDPVYAEYASPVPPLGPKRAQAPGIPFEDLPHIDAVFISHNHYDHLDLETVRRLMRQKKGPPVFYVPLGVDHWFAAHVPGSQITGQHRNVIAMDWDEHAQLSGQQSPIDIHFLAVQHWAARSPFDRNETLWGSWAIEHPRFRFWFSGDFAYSKDIEDIARAHGGFDLAAIAIGVYEPRWFMRRAHVDPAESVLTYRTLRARQAIGIHWGTFDGLSDESLDQPPRDLALAKDSAGISDAQFMLLAVGETRSFKRSQDPSD; encoded by the coding sequence ATGAACCGGCTGCTTAAATCATCAACCTGGGCACTATGCATTTCGCTGTTGATCGGCGCCGGGCTTGCATCGGCGGCTTCACAGCAAGATGCGGCCGGGCGGTTTCAGAACCGTTATGCTGATCTGTCGCAGAGCAAAGGTTTCCTGAGTTGGCAATGGACGAGATTGAGTGAAGGCTTGCCGAAGCCGCCTCAAGTAGCCACGCCCGTTGTTGCACCGGATCTGAAACGTATCCACGCCCCACAAGGGGATGCGCAGTTCACCTGGATTGGTCATGCCAGTGTGCTGTATCAGATCGATGGCCGTCATTTACTTTTCGATCCGGTCTATGCTGAGTATGCGTCACCCGTCCCCCCTTTGGGGCCCAAGCGGGCGCAGGCGCCGGGTATTCCGTTTGAAGATTTACCGCACATTGATGCCGTATTTATCTCGCACAATCATTACGACCATCTCGACCTGGAGACCGTGCGGCGCTTGATGCGACAGAAAAAAGGCCCCCCTGTTTTTTATGTGCCATTAGGGGTGGATCATTGGTTTGCAGCACACGTGCCCGGATCCCAAATCACTGGTCAGCATCGGAACGTGATTGCGATGGATTGGGATGAGCACGCCCAGCTATCAGGGCAGCAAAGCCCGATCGACATTCATTTTTTGGCAGTTCAGCATTGGGCCGCACGATCACCTTTTGATCGGAATGAAACGCTATGGGGCAGTTGGGCCATTGAGCACCCGCGTTTTCGATTCTGGTTTTCAGGAGACTTTGCCTATTCCAAAGACATTGAGGATATCGCTCGTGCGCATGGCGGGTTTGATCTGGCGGCCATAGCGATAGGCGTTTATGAGCCGCGCTGGTTTATGCGCCGGGCCCATGTAGACCCGGCAGAATCGGTACTGACGTATCGTACGCTGCGCGCCCGTCAGGCGATCGGCATCCACTGGGGCACCTTTGACGGATTGAGTGACGAATCACTGGATCAGCCGCCACGAGATCTTGCATTGGCGAAAGATTCGGCGGGCATTTCCGATGCGCAATTCATGTTGTTGGCGGTGGGGGAGACGCGATCATTCAAACGCAGTCAGGATCCTTCTGACTAA
- a CDS encoding carboxysome shell carbonic anhydrase domain-containg protein, translating to MNDVHSKSIQTRIDWLSALAARHGEDYRSPEAMLARARYQSLHPTAIAVLKCMDGRINIPVATGTPIGILMPFRNLGGRFDLGWPHLGEVVTQYVMDRVHEGRQVLFLVSYHYSKGDHQRGCAGFAYDQQAAFDHTQVIRQQMSTIFGAGHGTVYPLVCGFETDEDALVVHGADGQLLRVADLTDCDIETLGSRLSALLPDMPSRMREDLLPLLVGNFEHVAAIRQQAQQGLRQLDVEHREWMICLGRGFDFLHTPNLALIVGPYSPNLAEPIIKAAGIIEANMASGRIPDDGFLLLSSVPYDAIGVDQARAELKACFLSEFAQAVIGAAYPALAKKMINRTAILDWQARRLSWLC from the coding sequence ATGAACGACGTTCATAGTAAATCGATTCAGACGCGTATTGATTGGCTGTCAGCGTTGGCGGCGCGTCATGGTGAGGACTATCGCAGTCCTGAGGCAATGCTCGCCAGAGCCCGTTATCAGAGTCTGCATCCAACCGCGATCGCCGTCCTGAAGTGTATGGATGGCCGCATCAATATTCCGGTAGCAACAGGCACACCGATCGGCATACTGATGCCCTTTCGTAATCTGGGCGGACGCTTTGATCTCGGCTGGCCACATCTAGGCGAAGTGGTGACCCAGTATGTGATGGATCGCGTGCATGAAGGACGACAGGTCCTGTTTCTCGTCAGCTATCATTACTCCAAAGGGGACCATCAGCGCGGGTGCGCCGGATTTGCTTATGATCAGCAGGCGGCGTTTGACCATACCCAGGTAATTCGTCAGCAGATGTCGACGATTTTTGGCGCAGGCCATGGCACCGTTTACCCGCTCGTCTGTGGTTTTGAAACGGATGAAGATGCCTTAGTCGTGCACGGCGCAGATGGACAGCTACTGCGGGTTGCTGATCTTACTGACTGCGATATCGAGACATTAGGGTCGCGGCTAAGTGCATTGCTTCCGGATATGCCCAGCAGGATGCGCGAAGACCTGTTGCCGCTACTCGTCGGTAACTTCGAACACGTGGCAGCAATTAGACAGCAAGCACAACAAGGGCTGCGTCAACTGGATGTTGAGCATCGGGAGTGGATGATCTGCCTCGGCCGGGGATTCGATTTTTTGCATACGCCGAATCTGGCGTTGATCGTCGGTCCTTATAGTCCTAATCTGGCAGAGCCGATTATTAAAGCAGCGGGGATCATCGAGGCTAATATGGCTTCAGGCCGTATTCCCGACGACGGATTTTTGCTGCTGTCGTCTGTGCCGTATGACGCTATCGGGGTTGATCAGGCGCGCGCTGAACTTAAGGCCTGTTTTCTCTCCGAGTTTGCGCAGGCGGTGATTGGCGCAGCTTATCCGGCTTTGGCTAAAAAAATGATCAATCGCACCGCGATTCTGGACTGGCAGGCGAGACGCCTGAGCTGGTTGTGCTAG
- a CDS encoding flavodoxin family protein codes for MTKTVVVYHSGYGHTVKQAEAVAKGAGAELIAIDAEGNISEAQWASLDAADAIIFGSPTYMGTVTWQFKKFADATSKAWFSQKWKDKIFGGFTNSATMNGDKHSTIHYFITLAMQHSGIWVGTGLMPSNSKAAQRNDINYVGSFAGAMMQTPSDASADEVVQGDLETARLYGERIAQVAGQCHQA; via the coding sequence ATGACTAAAACCGTTGTCGTCTACCACAGTGGCTATGGCCACACTGTTAAACAAGCTGAAGCAGTCGCCAAAGGCGCTGGGGCTGAACTGATCGCTATCGATGCGGAAGGCAATATCAGCGAGGCGCAATGGGCCTCACTGGATGCAGCTGATGCGATCATTTTCGGTTCGCCAACCTACATGGGCACCGTCACCTGGCAGTTCAAAAAGTTCGCCGATGCTACCTCCAAGGCTTGGTTCTCCCAAAAGTGGAAAGACAAAATCTTCGGCGGTTTCACCAACTCTGCCACGATGAATGGCGACAAGCACTCGACGATCCATTACTTCATTACCCTGGCGATGCAACACAGCGGCATCTGGGTCGGCACCGGCCTCATGCCATCGAACAGCAAGGCCGCACAACGCAACGACATTAACTATGTCGGCTCTTTTGCCGGTGCGATGATGCAAACTCCTTCTGACGCATCTGCCGATGAAGTGGTGCAGGGTGATCTGGAAACAGCCCGTCTTTACGGCGAGCGCATTGCTCAAGTGGCTGGGCAGTGCCATCAGGCTTAA